A stretch of DNA from Microbacterium sp. LWS13-1.2:
GGGAGCTCGATCCGAAGGAATGGCTCTCCATCGAATACGTCGACTGGAAGTCGTCGGGTGACACCCGCTTCGCGCCGCTCGCCTCCGCCAAGGGCGAGATCGAGTGCAACGGGTTCTGGAACCACACGCCGCCGCGCACCGACAAGGACGGCGTCTGGATCCCGTCGCAGGTCGAGAAGGCGCCGGACATGACGCGTCGCGCGCAGGAGCCGGGCGCCAACGTGGGGCGCTGCCGCGTCATCGAACTGCAGCCCAACACGTACGCCGACGCGCTGTACAACCTGCACCAGGACGACAACAACCGGCTCAACCCCGACGGCACCGGCTGGGTCGTCCGCGGTTTCTTCAACCTCACCGATGACAAGAACAGCTACTTCGTGCTGCGCGAGAACCGCACCGACCCCAGCATCGAGTACCGCGTCGCCCTTCCGGCCGGCGCCCAGCTGATCGTCGACACGCAGCGCCTGTGGCACGCGGTCCACCACACCGGCGACGAGGCGCGCTACTGCCTCATCACGTCGTGGGAGTCCGGCCCCGAGCTCGACGCCTACATCGAGAAGTACCACGGCAAGCCGACCACCGACTACGTCGAGGTCGCGCAGGACGTGCTCGACGCCGGCCAGGCCGAGCAGGCGCGCCGCGACGCCGCCCGCGCCGCGTACTACGCGGCCAAAGGCAAGGCCGAGGTCCAGGCGATGAGCGAGGCCTGAGCCTCCTCGTTCCGACCCGAGAGGGCGGGGAAATCACAGGCTTGTGATTTCCCCGCCCTCTCGGCGATAATGGCGGCAGCACAACCGAACAGCACGTCATGACACCGTCACAGGTCGTAGGGGAAGACGCACCTGACGAACGGAGAGATCATGGCGACACAAAAAGCGCGTGGGGTGATCTTCATCCACTCCGCGCCACGGGCGTTGTGCCCGCACCTCGAGTGGGCGGTCGGCCGAGCACTGGGCCGAGCGGTCAGCTTCGACTGGATCGATCAGCCTGTCCTCATCGGCAGCCGCCGCGCCGAGTTCTACTGGGAGGGCGCCGCCGGCACCGGTTCGGCTCTGGCGACGGCCATCCGCGGCTGGGAGCACCTGCGCTTCGAAGTCACGGAGGATCCCACGCCCCGCAGCGACGGCGGCCGCTGGCTGCACACGCCGGGCCTCGGCATCCACTACGCCCAGACCGATACCGCCGGCAACGTCGTCATCGGCGAGGACCGCATCCGCTACGCGATGGAGATCGCCGGCAGCGACGCCTTCGAGCTGCGGCGAGAACTGGATGTCGCGCTCGGCGCCGCATGGGACGAAGAGCTCGAGCCGTTCCGGCACGCGAGCGACGACGCGCCCGTCGTCTGGTTGCACAAGGTCGGCTGAGACTCTCTCAGACGCAGGCGGTGCGAGGCGCCACTACCGAGGCTCGGAGGCCGTGAATCCCGGGCAGCGGGACCGCGAACCACCGCCTGACACGACAGACGCCCCCGGTCGGCTTCACCGGGGGCGTCTTCGCGTGACGGAGGTCGACCCGCGCCGACCCGCTGCGCGGGCCGGCGCGGCCGATCCGGCAGTGTCAGATCGAGGCGAACGCGGCGACCGCGTTGTGCCCGCCGAAGCCGAACGAGTTGCTGATCGCGAGGTGCGGCCCGTCTCCGAGCGGCGTGGGAGTGCCCGAGATGCGGAACGGGACCTCGGGGTCCTGCGTCGTCAGATTGATGGTCGGCGGAGCGACGCGGTCCTGCAGGGCCAGCACCGTGAAAATCGCCTCGAGCGCGCCCGTGCCGCCCAGGAGGTGACCGGTCGACGCCTTGGTGGCCGACACCGGGATCTCGTCGATCCGGTCGCCGAACACCGACCGCAGCGCCGTGTACTCGTTCGGGTCGCCGACGGGCGTCGAGGTGGCGTGCGCGTTGATGTGCGTGACATCGTCGGCAGAGGCACCCGCCATCTCGAGCGCCAGGCGCACCGCGCGCGATGCGCCGAGCCCCTCGGGATCGTTGGCGGTGATGTGGTACGAGTCCGCGGTGACGCCGCCGCCGGCCGCGACCGCGTAGATCTTGGCGCCGCGCGCACGCGCGTGCTCCTCGGTCTCGAGGATAAGGACCGCCGCGCCCTCGCCCATGACGAACCCGTCACGGTCGACGCTGCAAGGCCGCGAGGCGGTCGGCGGATCGTCGTTGCGACGGGAGAGCGCCTGCATCGAGGAGAACGCGGCGATGGTCACGGGGTGGATGACGGACTCGGTGCCGCCGGCGATCACGACGTCGGCGTAGCCGGCGCGGATGTGCTCGATGGCGTTGACGATCGACTCGGTGCTCGACGCGCAGGCGCTGGCGACCGTGCGCGCGTAGGCGCGGGCGTTGAAGTGAAGGGAGAGGTTTCCGGCCGCCGCGTTGGGCATGAGCATGGGGACGGTCATCGGCAGAACGCGGCGAGGGCCCTTCTCGCGCAGGGTGTCCCACCCGTCGAGAAGGGTGTGCAGTCCGCCGATGCCGGTGGCGAAGTCGACGCCGAGTCTCTCCGGCTCGATCTCCGGGCTGCCGGCATCCGCCCACGCCTCCATGGCGGCGACGAGCGCGAACTGGGAGGAAGGGTCGAGCCGCTTGGCGATGGGACGCTCGAGCACCGTGTCGGGACGCACCTTCGCCTCCGCGGCGAAGGTGACCGGCAGCTGGTACTTCTCGACCCAGTCGTGCTCGAGGGTGCGGGCGCCGGAGACGCCCTCCAGGAGCGCGGACCAGCTCTCGGGTGCCGTGCCGCCGAGCGGCGACGATGCGCCGATGCCGGTGACGACGATGCGGGAGTTGCTCATGTCGTTCTAGATCCTCATGGATGCGCCGGTGGGGGCCGCAGCCCCCACCGGAGGGTTTACGCCTGGTTCGACGTGATGAAGGTGACGGCGTCGCCGACAGTCTTGAGGTTCTTGACCTCGTCGTCGGGGATGGTGACGCCGAACTTCTCCTCGGCGTTGACGACGATTGTCATCATCGAGATCGAGTCGATGTCGAGGTCGTCCGTGAACGACTTCTCGAGTGCGACCTCGTCGGCCGAGATCCCGGTCTCGTCGGTGATGAGCTCCGCGAGTCCGGCGAGGACCTCGTCGTTGGTGAATGCCATGGGGTTCTCCTGTTTTCTAGGGGTTGCGGGGGCCCGAACGGGCCGTCTCAGTCTAGGGTCGTGCTCCGCCGGGTCAGGGGAGCACGACCACCTGCGCGCCGAACACGAGCCCGGCACCGAAGCCGATCTGGAGCGCCAGACCGCCGCTCAGCTCGGGGTGCTCCTCCAGCAGGCGGTGGGTCGCGAGCGGGATGGAGGCCGCCGACGTGTTACCGGTGGTCTCGATGTCGCGGCCGATCAGCACCGTGTCGGGAAGCTTCAACTGCTTGGCGAACTCGTCGATGATGCGCATGTTGGCCTGGTGCGGCACGAACGCGGCGAGGTCGGTCGCCTCGACCCCTGCGGCTTCGAGAGCCTGTCGGGCGACCTTCACCATCTCCCACACCGCCCAGCGGAAGACTGTCGGGCCTTCCTGGCGCAGGGTCGGCCAGGGCGTGGTGCCGTCGCGGAACTCGGTCAGCGTGTAGTTCATGCCCACCGCGTCGGCCTTCGAGCCGTCGGAGCCCCAGACCGTCGGGCCGATGCCGGGGGAGTCGCTCGGGCCGATCACCGCCGCGCCCGCGCCGTCGCCGAGCAGGAACGAGATGCTCCGGTCGGTCGGGTCGACGACGTCGCTGAGCTTCTCCGTGCCGATGACGACCGCGTAGTGCGCGGCGCCCGCGCGGATGAGGGCGTCCGCCTGGGCGACGCCGTATGCGAACCCCGCACATGCGGCGTTCAGGTCGTACGCGGCCGCGGGGTTGGCGCCGACACGGTCCGCCACGATGGCCGACACCGACGGGGTCTGCTTCGGGTTGCTGATGGTGGCGACGATGACCGCGTCGACCTGCGACGGGTCGACGCCGGAGCGCTCGATCGCCTCGCGGGCGGCATCCGTCGCCAGGTCGATCGCATCGGTCTCGGGCACTGCGCGCGTGCGCGTGATGATGCCGGTGCGCTGGCGGATCCACTCGTCGCTCGAGTCGATCGGACCGATGAGGTCGTCGTTCGGCACGGCGATCTCGCCACGGGCGGCGCCGTACGCGTAGATGCGCGTGTGGGCGGCACCGGTGGGCTGGACGAGGATGCGGGTCATGCGGATACTCCGGTCATGCGTCGACGGCCACCAGGGCGGTGGCGGCCTCCAGGTCATCGGGCGTCTTGACGGCGACGGCCGGCACTCCGCGCAGCGCGCGCTTGGCCAGCCCGACGAGCGTCCCCGCCGGAGACAGCTCCACGATGCCCGACACGCCGGCGTCGGCGAAAGACGCCATGCAGAGGTCCCAGCGCACCGGCGAGGCGACCTGATCGACCAGAAGGTCGACGAACTCGCGGCCCGAGGCGACGGGCGCGCCGTTGCGGTTGGTCCAGAGCAGGACGTCGGGATCGGATGCCGCGACCTCGGCCGCTGCGGCGCGCAGCGCCTCGACGGCCGGCGCCATGTAGCGGGTGTGGAAGGCTCCCGCGACCTGCAGCGGGATGACGCGGGTACCGGCGACCGGCTCCGCCGCCAGCGCCTGGAGCGCATCGAGAGCACCGGCGACGACGAGCTGGCCGCCGCCGTTGTAGTTGGCGGGCGCGAGGTCGAGCTCG
This window harbors:
- a CDS encoding DUF3145 domain-containing protein; protein product: MATQKARGVIFIHSAPRALCPHLEWAVGRALGRAVSFDWIDQPVLIGSRRAEFYWEGAAGTGSALATAIRGWEHLRFEVTEDPTPRSDGGRWLHTPGLGIHYAQTDTAGNVVIGEDRIRYAMEIAGSDAFELRRELDVALGAAWDEELEPFRHASDDAPVVWLHKVG
- a CDS encoding acyl carrier protein: MAFTNDEVLAGLAELITDETGISADEVALEKSFTDDLDIDSISMMTIVVNAEEKFGVTIPDDEVKNLKTVGDAVTFITSNQA
- a CDS encoding beta-ketoacyl-ACP synthase III, with the protein product MTRILVQPTGAAHTRIYAYGAARGEIAVPNDDLIGPIDSSDEWIRQRTGIITRTRAVPETDAIDLATDAAREAIERSGVDPSQVDAVIVATISNPKQTPSVSAIVADRVGANPAAAYDLNAACAGFAYGVAQADALIRAGAAHYAVVIGTEKLSDVVDPTDRSISFLLGDGAGAAVIGPSDSPGIGPTVWGSDGSKADAVGMNYTLTEFRDGTTPWPTLRQEGPTVFRWAVWEMVKVARQALEAAGVEATDLAAFVPHQANMRIIDEFAKQLKLPDTVLIGRDIETTGNTSAASIPLATHRLLEEHPELSGGLALQIGFGAGLVFGAQVVVLP
- a CDS encoding ACP S-malonyltransferase, whose translation is MRIAVFPGQGSQSPGFLAPWLDADGAADRLAQYSEWSGVDLVAAGTEWDADRIRDTRVAQPLIVAASLLSWNALPDRERIAGVAGHSVGEFAAAAAAGVLSERAALTLVGIRGRAMAEAAAAAETGMSAVIGGDEAAILSRLDELDLAPANYNGGGQLVVAGALDALQALAAEPVAGTRVIPLQVAGAFHTRYMAPAVEALRAAAAEVAASDPDVLLWTNRNGAPVASGREFVDLLVDQVASPVRWDLCMASFADAGVSGIVELSPAGTLVGLAKRALRGVPAVAVKTPDDLEAATALVAVDA
- a CDS encoding beta-ketoacyl-[acyl-carrier-protein] synthase family protein; the protein is MSNSRIVVTGIGASSPLGGTAPESWSALLEGVSGARTLEHDWVEKYQLPVTFAAEAKVRPDTVLERPIAKRLDPSSQFALVAAMEAWADAGSPEIEPERLGVDFATGIGGLHTLLDGWDTLREKGPRRVLPMTVPMLMPNAAAGNLSLHFNARAYARTVASACASSTESIVNAIEHIRAGYADVVIAGGTESVIHPVTIAAFSSMQALSRRNDDPPTASRPCSVDRDGFVMGEGAAVLILETEEHARARGAKIYAVAAGGGVTADSYHITANDPEGLGASRAVRLALEMAGASADDVTHINAHATSTPVGDPNEYTALRSVFGDRIDEIPVSATKASTGHLLGGTGALEAIFTVLALQDRVAPPTINLTTQDPEVPFRISGTPTPLGDGPHLAISNSFGFGGHNAVAAFASI